One part of the Lycium ferocissimum isolate CSIRO_LF1 chromosome 8, AGI_CSIRO_Lferr_CH_V1, whole genome shotgun sequence genome encodes these proteins:
- the LOC132067212 gene encoding uncharacterized protein LOC132067212: MVKVATFFAMSLGAFAFWQTMDKIHVWIALHQDEKQERMEKEADIRRMRAQLIRENKERESLA; this comes from the exons ATGGTGAAAGTTGCAACTTTCTTTGCTATGTCTTTAGGAGCCTTTGCTTTTTGGCAAACTATGGATAAAATCCATGTTTGGATCGCTCTTCATCAGGATGAAAAG CAAGAGAGAATGGAGAAGGAAGCAGATATCAGAAGAATGAGAGCACAGCTAATCAGAGAAAACAAAGAGCGGGAATCTCTTGCCTAA
- the LOC132067213 gene encoding vignain-like — translation MLSSYHSSNNLYTYIDYFNFLSVFIREMELGKIFLISLSLAMVFGLVNSVEFTERDIASEESLWDLYQRWRSHHTVSRDLTEKQQRFNVFKANVMHVHKVNKMDRPYKLKLNKFADMTNHEFRNFYSSKVKHFRMLHGSRATTGFMHDKADNLPASVDWRKQGAVTGVKDQGKCGSCWAFSTIVGVEGINKIKTGQLVSLSEQELVDCEKDNEGCNGGLMENAYEFIKKNGGVTTERLYPYRARDSRCDSSKSNSPVVNIDGHEMVPENDEDALVKAVANQPVSVAIDAGGSDLQFYSEGVFSGSCGTELDHGVAVVGYGATHDGTKYWIVKNSWGTEWGEQGYFRMQRSIVAEEGLCGIAMEASYPVKLSADNPKPAPSKDEL, via the exons ATGTTATCCTCATATCATAGTTCTAATAATCTTTACACTTatattgattatttcaatttcCTTTCAGTTTTTATCAGAGAGATGGAGTTAGGgaagattttcttgatttctctttcgTTGGCTATGGTATTTGGGCTAGTTAATAGCGTGGAGTTTACGGAAAGAGACATAGCTTCTGAAGAGAGCTTATGGGATTTGTATCAGAGATGGAGGAGCCATCACACTGTTTCTCGAGACCTAACCGAGAAACAACAACGTTTCAATGTGTTCAAGGCGAACGTGATGCATGTTCACAAGGTGAACAAGATGGACAGACCTTATAAGTTGAAACTCAACAAGTTTGCTGATATGACCAACCATGAATTCAGAAATTTTTATAGCTCTAAGGTAAAACACTTTAGAATGCTCCATGGTAGCCGGGCTACTACCGGATTTATGCACGACAAGGCTGATAATCTGCCAGCATCCGTAGATTGGAGAAAGCAAGGAGCTGTTACTGGTGTAAAGGATCAAGGCAAATGCG GTAGCTGTTGGGCATTTTCTACAATTGTTGGGGTTGAGGGAATAAACAAAATCAAGACTGGCCAATTAGTTTCCCTGTCTGAACAAGAGCTTGTTGATTGTGAAAAGGATAATGAAGGATGCAATGGAGGACTAATGGAAAATGCTTATGAATTcatcaagaaaaatggaggagtaACAACTGAGAGGCTATATCCTTACAGAGCTAGAGACAGTCGCTGTGATTCTTCAAAG AGTAATTCCCCGGTGGTTAATATCGATGGACATGAAATGGTACCTGAAAACGACGAGGATGCTTTGGTGAAAGCTGTTGCCAACCAACCAGTATCTGTTGCTATTGATGCTGGTGGTTCCGATCTGCAATTTTACTCTGAG GGAGTGTTCAGTGGATCTTGTGGCACAGAGCTAGACCATGGGGTAGCAGTTGTGGGCTATGGAGCAACACATGATGGGACAAAGTACTGGATAGTGAAGAACTCATGGGGAACTGAATGGGGAGAACAAGGTTATTTCCGGATGCAACGAAGTATCGTTGCTGAAGAAGGGCTCTGTGGCATTGCCATGGAAGCTTCATATCCAGTCAAGTTATCCGCGGACAATCCAAAACCAGCCCCCTCTAAGGATGAACTCTAG